GACACACATTGTATTTTGAGCTACAAGAATGTCGACGTATTTACAGTGTAGAAGCTGACCAGTGTTATCTGAAGAGGAAAGCGACAGAAGCTTAGTAACAAACTATTCGTTCATGGTGCTCTATGATTTTTTATCTTTTTCAGAACCGTTCAAACTCCTACCGTCATCACTATTGGATTGTTTGCTTCCGTGCTTAGAACCACTACCCTCCGAGTGCTTTTTGTTAGTTCCTCGGTGCTTCTTAGAACCACTACCTTCTGAGTGTTTTTTGGAACAACTGCCCTCTGAATTCTTTCCGGAACCATTGTTCTTTGAAGATTCAGGCTGAGTTGATCTGGCTGAGTAGCAATGACGTATATGAACTGTATGACTTCTTTTCTCTGATGACCAATTGCCTCTTAGAACTACCTTAAGTATAACTTCCTTGTCGTGGGCGTCTTCAGACCACCAGGTCTGTGGAAATCCATCAAGAAGTTCTGTGAGATGGAAATCCTCGTGACGGACTAAAACATCTGCAACTTGGTCAGGTCCGATTACCCCAGATGCTGGAAGGACCTAGACAAGGAAAAGTGTGAACATTTATAAAACTGATGAACCTCTAGAGCGCGCCAAAGATTATTAAGCATAAAGAAATAACTCAGAGTATGAAATATCTTAGAACATTCAGCTTAAATACCTCAAGCCAACGAGGGAAACCAAAGGCACCTCTTGAACTGTATACCAAATCTTGCTTATCCTCCTCGATGATAGCTTGTCCTTCACATATAATCTGAAATATAGCGCTGTCTATTGCACTCTTGTTCGTGATTTTAAAGCtgcttgtttcttggttttgtagAACTATACGGTTGGTACTGACATCTGTTTTCGGAACAAAGTGTAGCTCATTATGCACACAATTTTTGGCTTTCTGCGAGTTGATGATTTTCCCCAGTTCTTGCCTCCGTATTGATCTATCAACGTTAGCTATTTCAATATTTAATTTGCATCGGACAGGTTTGTGATCGCTTTCTAGCACCTCCATACATGAATCATACCTGCCAAAGTTAACGAACCGATTAATAAAccaaataatttaaaaaaaaaaaaaattagacgCGAGCAAGAACAGATCACCCAACAGAAACTCACTGTAATATTGAAGCTACTACAGGGCACTCTAAATTGCACTCTAGTGCTGAAGATGACCGGTTGTCTCGGTATAATATCCTATCACACCAGGCAGGAATGCGCTTCTTCTCCCCGGAATCATATCCTGGAGATATTAAATTTATCAAGTAAAATGCCTTCTATATTAGCATTTTCTCAAGTCTCAACAAACTTGTCCTACATAAACAATGTATACGTTACCTCCTAATCCAGGTTTCCCCCTGTCAAACTTGTAAGTGGGAGTAAATGTGACAATGGCTTCTCTCATTCCTTGAAAAACTTTACCAGCTTTCATTTCAGCTCGTAGTTGATCTCTTTCTCGTAGCCAGTCAAAACTTCTCTGGGACACAAGATCTCTTGCGTCATCATAAGATATTCCAAACAGTCGATAATTGAAATCGCCACAAAATATGACCAAATCAGCTTCAGCTAAATCCGGTTTCCCTTTTCCAGGATGGGACTCTACTGGCTGTCAAACAAAAATATTCTGCAGTTCAATTTCTGATTCGCAATTGAATTAAGAAATAGATCAGCTGCGGATGTGCATACATTTATTCCGCGAGGACCTTGAGCCGCTGATGAGACACCAGCTGCAAGACAGATGATCCATGGCAAGCCAGAAGAATAAAGAATCCAAATTAAGTACGTGGACAAGGCAAGAGAACAAATTAAGAACAGGTATCGCAGCATACCAGAAGCATTGTTCAGGAGATGTGATGAGCGGCTAAAGGCCATTGTTCGATATACATGACTAAAATCAGCATTCCGACGATTAACAGCTTCCAGGTGTGCAGCGAAGTGACAATTCACAAAACACATTATTCGGTCATACACTCTTAACCTTAAACCAACACCACCCTGGTTACAAGAAAGGGGACATGTAAACCATATtgcaaattttaaaaaatatgttgTGTTTTAATATCGCATAAGAATATTACGTTATATGTCAACAACCATGACATGTGAGGTAGGGCCGAGCCATACACCGAAATAAATCGAAACTGAACTAAAATTGGTAAAATTAGTAAAAGCAGGACCTAGTGAAATCGATCGAACCAAAACCGAAAATCAAAAAAAGCGAACAGTTTTGATTGGCTGGGGTCAGTACTGACCCTCAAACACTTCTCTTGTTCGAATCGAAAATGCCTATTAAAATACCTGGAACTCAAATACTACAGCTATTTAGGAAAAAGTAGTGTCGGGTTTGGCATATGTCTTCTTATTTCCCGGAGTTGCTGATGAAAAAGTTGCTTTCTTCCGTATTGTGGCTGTAACTTATAAGTTAGATTTTAACTTAAAGTTAGTTATTGCGGTTTTGTCCAAAAACCAAACTTAACCGACCCGTACTCTCTCTCTTGTGAAGTATGTGAAGAAATATTATTGATACCTTATTACCGAATGTTCGCCCCAATCCACATGCAACAGCACCAGCATCAAGGTCTCCCACGAAAGTTCTAACAGTAGCCCTTACCCTGGATTATGGATATTTACAACAGAACAGATTACAATTTAGATATAACTAGCAGATGTTAGAAGATTAACCACCATAAATTAATACCTTGCAGAAGGTAGGTTAAAAAGCATAAGAACTTTCAGCGGCCATGGACTTACCAGATAGCAATGAGCAAGCCTGCCAGCTGCCTCGAACCTACACGTTCAAAAGTTGATCCTTCATCTACTACCTTCCCAATTGCATCTTGCCACAAGTTCCCAATGGCACTCCCTTCAAGTCCTACCTACAGTTGAGACGCTAGATATTAACAGAATTGTAAGAGATGCAGAAAGGAGTGTCAGTAGACAACCAGAGTAGGAATTTTTTTTAGAGAATGTCAACATATAATAAGAGAACTTGTAGAATCTCACGGTTTCTTTTGCAGCAGACATGGCTAAAAAACCTGCACCCATCTCCACTTCCTGCAGACCAACAACCAAAATGCTGACATCTGATACTGCAGAACCTAACCAAGTCATAAGTGAATCATGTGGAGGTTTTCCTTGACCAACATTCCATGTCCCAACTAAAATTTTGATGTTCTCTCGCCTTTTATATATTTGTTCTCTCTTGGATAATTCTGGTCTTACAATCTGATCAAGAGGTCCTGGAGATATAATGCTCCATCCACGTATACCGCCATGGGTCGCCAAACTAAATACATGAGCATTTCCAACTACCATTTTTATGACAGGGCCGTTATGAGCAACCCAACTTGCAATCAAAACTCCATCAAGATCCAGCACTTGAACGATGCCACTGACATATCCAACCCATATGCGTGATCCGTAGGTACAGAAGCATAGCACTGAACAAGGATGATGACTAAACTCCTGTATACGATTGCCATTTCCATCCCACTGAAGAATTATGCCATTTGTACAGCCACTATAAATCAGTCCATTTGAGGCAATCACTACAGCTTCTGTTTTCAGCTTTGTTTCTTCGTTCCCACTCTTTGATGCAGCCCTACGAACAGCACCCGCAATAGCATGGCGTGACCTTTTCAAAAACCCTTGGGGTTTTTCCTTTTTTAATTTAGTAACTACCTTCACATTCATCTCATCTTCAACACCTTGATCTTGCACTGATGGCATATCAGCTCTATTCTCGATATGACCATCTACATTATGCACTTTTAAAAGTTCCCTTGTACGAGCATCCCTGCAGTTCACCGACTATCAGGATAATTAGGTCTGATTTGAAGTTTCCTTCAAAATTATCAAGTAACAGGGCATAGAGTTTATTATGTTGTTGTTTTTAAACAGACAATTATATGCAAAATTAAACAAGTAGAAAAAGGCTAATCACTGTTTACTTAATAAAATGACAGATGTTTGTAGGGAGCATGAAGTGAATATGTACCAGAGTGAGATAGAAGAAGTCCCAAATGCCCAGACTTTAGCAACAAGCTTATCACACAACAGAACCTTGACATCTTGAGAAGAAATATTACAGACACCATTCGATGTAACTTGACTCCTGAGATTAACATATGATTTTTCCACTAGTAAAGATGCCATGTGTCTTTCCTCTATTTTTAGAGAGAGAGATTTATCAATAGCTTCCCAAGGCCAGACGTGTATAACACCATTTTCAGAACCTGACCATATGTCACCTGAATTCCAATAGGAGTTTAGGATCCAACCATGCTAGAACACTACGATTACAACAGATACAAAAAAAAATCTAAGACAAACGTACCATATGACGAAATAGCCATAGTAAGAACAGGACCACGATGAGCTTGCCATGACAAACCTTCTTGAAACGGATCATCATTTAACTCCTCATCCATATTCCATGACCTGATCTTACCATCCTTATGTCCACTCCAAACCAACTTACTTCCACAATCAATTGCCAAACACATTGTTGGCGCAGTACTCACCGACTCATAAAAAGGCGCGGCCTCTTCATCACCACGTCTAGCTCTACCTCCGACCCCTATCCCTGGCTCATAAGCATCCGATAACTTCCAAACCCTAACTCCGCATTCCTCTCCTGCCCATAACTGTGTGTCAGTACTCTCAATTGTTCTCAAAAACTTTCCGACCTGAGTTTCGCGCAGCGGATGCGGCCGCAGCTCTAGGAACGGCGGCCGTTTCGGATGCACGGCTGCGCGCCGGGGCGCTTTGAAAATCTC
This genomic interval from Apium graveolens cultivar Ventura chromosome 8, ASM990537v1, whole genome shotgun sequence contains the following:
- the LOC141677607 gene encoding type I inositol polyphosphate 5-phosphatase 13, which produces MEPIQRQKRTNIKRNRPQLQNKYSLDERGSIVSNYEGDDNSFESSDGTPVICSSSNSSYEYTTSSDGQSLPEFIGNDENAPEIFKAPRRAAVHPKRPPFLELRPHPLRETQVGKFLRTIESTDTQLWAGEECGVRVWKLSDAYEPGIGVGGRARRGDEEAAPFYESVSTAPTMCLAIDCGSKLVWSGHKDGKIRSWNMDEELNDDPFQEGLSWQAHRGPVLTMAISSYGDIWSGSENGVIHVWPWEAIDKSLSLKIEERHMASLLVEKSYVNLRSQVTSNGVCNISSQDVKVLLCDKLVAKVWAFGTSSISLWDARTRELLKVHNVDGHIENRADMPSVQDQGVEDEMNVKVVTKLKKEKPQGFLKRSRHAIAGAVRRAASKSGNEETKLKTEAVVIASNGLIYSGCTNGIILQWDGNGNRIQEFSHHPCSVLCFCTYGSRIWVGYVSGIVQVLDLDGVLIASWVAHNGPVIKMVVGNAHVFSLATHGGIRGWSIISPGPLDQIVRPELSKREQIYKRRENIKILVGTWNVGQGKPPHDSLMTWLGSAVSDVSILVVGLQEVEMGAGFLAMSAAKETVGLEGSAIGNLWQDAIGKVVDEGSTFERVGSRQLAGLLIAIWVRATVRTFVGDLDAGAVACGLGRTFGNKGGVGLRLRVYDRIMCFVNCHFAAHLEAVNRRNADFSHVYRTMAFSRSSHLLNNASAGVSSAAQGPRGINPVESHPGKGKPDLAEADLVIFCGDFNYRLFGISYDDARDLVSQRSFDWLRERDQLRAEMKAGKVFQGMREAIVTFTPTYKFDRGKPGLGGYDSGEKKRIPAWCDRILYRDNRSSSALECNLECPVVASILQYDSCMEVLESDHKPVRCKLNIEIANVDRSIRRQELGKIINSQKAKNCVHNELHFVPKTDVSTNRIVLQNQETSSFKITNKSAIDSAIFQIICEGQAIIEEDKQDLVYSSRGAFGFPRWLEVLPASGVIGPDQVADVLVRHEDFHLTELLDGFPQTWWSEDAHDKEVILKVVLRGNWSSEKRSHTVHIRHCYSARSTQPESSKNNGSGKNSEGSCSKKHSEGSGSKKHRGTNKKHSEGSGSKHGSKQSNSDDGRSLNGSEKDKKS